Proteins encoded in a region of the Myxococcota bacterium genome:
- a CDS encoding DnaJ domain-containing protein: protein MRSERRNFYRILHLQPDAPPDVIRSNYRAMMQKLRMHPDLGGEHWDAAQISEAYATLSNPARRAAYDEELLEQYDLAALGEGRPEARRARTSTRRATGNRRNYYRVLQVQREAPLAVIEASHAALRQVALREGGDFAILDEAFTTLRDPERRRLYDAQLARPVGQDRVDTGHGAPGYVPRIKDYCAFCKTPAGAAERAQGSDCRECRGPLAPPLEELVAQARRAVARIGKRGALALYRYWPGPAQAARLMDLSPTGLRFSSATAFDVGEVIKIDGRGFRAVGEVAHRHPGWFSHDAGVRFVAVSFEQASGSFVSTRA from the coding sequence ATGCGTTCCGAGCGCCGAAACTTCTATCGCATCCTGCATCTGCAGCCCGACGCGCCGCCGGACGTCATCCGGTCGAACTACCGGGCGATGATGCAGAAGCTGCGCATGCACCCCGATCTCGGCGGCGAGCACTGGGACGCCGCTCAGATCTCCGAGGCTTACGCGACCCTGTCGAATCCGGCGCGGCGTGCGGCGTACGACGAGGAGCTCCTCGAGCAGTACGACTTGGCGGCGCTCGGGGAAGGGCGCCCCGAAGCGCGCCGCGCACGGACCTCGACGCGTCGCGCGACCGGGAACCGTCGCAACTACTACCGCGTGCTCCAGGTGCAGCGAGAGGCGCCGCTCGCGGTCATCGAAGCGAGCCATGCCGCGCTGCGCCAGGTCGCGCTCCGGGAGGGCGGCGACTTCGCGATTCTCGACGAGGCCTTCACGACGCTCCGTGATCCGGAGCGTCGCCGACTCTACGACGCGCAGTTGGCGAGACCGGTGGGCCAGGATCGCGTCGACACCGGTCACGGGGCACCGGGATACGTGCCGCGGATCAAGGACTACTGCGCCTTCTGCAAGACCCCGGCTGGTGCGGCGGAGCGCGCGCAGGGTTCGGATTGTCGCGAGTGCCGCGGGCCGCTCGCACCGCCCCTCGAGGAACTCGTCGCCCAGGCGCGTCGCGCGGTGGCCCGCATCGGAAAGCGGGGGGCGCTCGCGCTCTATCGCTATTGGCCGGGTCCCGCCCAGGCGGCGAGGCTCATGGATCTCTCGCCCACCGGGCTGCGTTTCTCTTCCGCTACCGCCTTCGACGTGGGCGAAGTGATCAAGATCGACGGCCGAGGCTTCCGCGCCGTCGGCGAGGTCGCCCATCGGCACCCGGGCTGGTTCTCGCATGACGCAGGCGTGCGCTTCGTCGCGGTGAGTTTCGAGCAGGCCAGCGGGAGCTTCGTTTCCACCCGGGCCTGA
- a CDS encoding putative inorganic carbon transporter subunit DabA, with protein MATTALQTQIEEAAEPVSQFWPMKGFVSHNPLQGLEHLPFDEAFQQAKHLFGAEGYLPLHEYRELHQAGRISARSIDQALARLVADSGESVSLASRTIAAAEVRRAHLLHGIDPLEPALFDWQVTSCDALSVARAGAPATADVGGLWQAALSVLGLVDPSAGSSEPEDLDAGDDAAHGTAAAELPFRRALSDWIDATTGASVVAQIDSQVIKWVSSFVDEGMAGWEMPSKRDGFYAAWRELAQHDASGRLLGIGRFAEKVAALPDDAEAAVRASLEALEIPEARWPDYLARVLGQLPGWTGLVRWRALNPEDPIQKSNPIDVVQYLAVRLFYEVELVVVEAGRQWAVAGTLPAIASEVAARAGSESPHAHVGANKRSVCRDAWRLFHLGQLLDLSADDLRAMPRADAQTVLGWLDAFHAEEHNPVWLEAYEDSFRHTLLSKIAEHRASGPEVDGRPLAQAAFCIDVRSEPFRRHFEDTGAFETFGYAGFFGIPIDHRNFDTEESFPLCPVLLTPSNALLELPRAGQEEALESYASGSRWKRFGEHLLHDLKHNPVAAFLLVDVLGPFFSAALLGKTLFRRPWDALVRTVRGWFATPVVTEIPVASATDDGPHVGGLPVELARGFSIEQQASFVEGGL; from the coding sequence ATGGCGACGACCGCGCTGCAGACCCAGATCGAGGAGGCCGCCGAGCCGGTCTCACAGTTCTGGCCGATGAAGGGGTTCGTCTCCCACAACCCGCTCCAGGGCCTCGAACACCTGCCCTTCGACGAAGCCTTCCAGCAGGCGAAGCACCTGTTCGGCGCCGAAGGCTATCTCCCTCTGCACGAGTACCGGGAGCTGCACCAGGCCGGACGCATCAGCGCGCGCAGTATCGACCAGGCCCTCGCGCGACTCGTGGCCGACTCGGGGGAGTCGGTCTCCCTGGCGTCGCGGACGATCGCGGCCGCCGAGGTGCGGCGGGCGCACCTCCTCCACGGGATCGACCCCCTGGAACCCGCCCTCTTCGATTGGCAGGTCACGAGCTGTGACGCCCTCTCCGTGGCACGGGCGGGCGCCCCCGCGACCGCTGATGTCGGCGGGCTCTGGCAGGCCGCGCTCTCGGTGCTCGGCCTCGTCGATCCCTCGGCGGGATCCTCCGAGCCCGAAGACCTCGACGCGGGGGACGACGCGGCCCACGGCACGGCCGCCGCGGAGCTCCCGTTCCGTCGCGCACTCAGCGACTGGATCGACGCGACGACGGGTGCGTCCGTCGTCGCCCAAATCGACTCCCAGGTCATCAAGTGGGTCTCGTCGTTCGTGGACGAAGGCATGGCTGGCTGGGAGATGCCTTCGAAGCGCGACGGGTTCTACGCCGCCTGGCGGGAGCTCGCCCAGCACGACGCGAGCGGTCGGCTGCTCGGGATCGGGCGATTCGCCGAGAAGGTCGCGGCCCTGCCCGACGACGCGGAAGCCGCCGTCCGAGCCAGCCTCGAGGCACTGGAGATCCCGGAGGCCCGCTGGCCCGACTACCTCGCCCGCGTGCTCGGGCAACTCCCGGGCTGGACGGGACTGGTGCGCTGGCGCGCCCTGAACCCGGAAGACCCGATCCAGAAGTCCAACCCCATCGACGTGGTGCAGTACCTCGCCGTTCGGCTGTTCTACGAAGTGGAGCTCGTCGTGGTCGAAGCGGGTCGCCAATGGGCCGTCGCCGGAACCCTGCCGGCGATCGCGAGCGAGGTCGCAGCACGCGCAGGCAGCGAGTCGCCGCACGCCCACGTCGGCGCCAACAAGCGCAGCGTTTGTCGGGACGCGTGGCGCCTCTTCCACCTCGGTCAGCTCCTCGATCTCTCCGCGGACGACCTGCGTGCGATGCCCCGAGCAGACGCCCAGACCGTCCTGGGTTGGCTCGATGCCTTTCACGCCGAGGAGCACAACCCGGTCTGGCTGGAGGCCTACGAGGACTCCTTCCGCCACACGCTGCTCTCGAAGATCGCCGAGCACCGGGCTTCGGGCCCCGAGGTCGATGGCCGCCCGCTGGCGCAGGCCGCCTTCTGCATCGACGTGCGCTCGGAGCCCTTCCGCCGCCACTTCGAAGACACGGGCGCCTTCGAGACGTTCGGCTACGCGGGGTTCTTCGGCATCCCGATCGACCACCGCAACTTCGACACCGAGGAGTCGTTCCCCCTGTGTCCGGTCTTGCTGACGCCCTCGAACGCCCTCCTCGAGCTGCCCCGCGCGGGTCAGGAGGAAGCCCTCGAGAGCTACGCATCGGGGTCGCGCTGGAAGAGGTTCGGCGAGCACCTCCTCCACGACCTGAAACACAACCCCGTCGCGGCCTTCCTGCTGGTCGACGTCCTCGGGCCGTTCTTCAGCGCGGCGTTGCTCGGCAAGACCCTCTTCCGGCGCCCCTGGGATGCCCTGGTGCGCACGGTCCGCGGGTGGTTCGCCACGCCGGTGGTGACCGAAATCCCGGTCGCGTCCGCCACCGACGACGGACCCCACGTCGGCGGACTCCCGGTCGAGCTGGCGCGCGGCTTCTCGATCGAGCAGCAGGCGAGCTTCGTGGAGGGCGGCCT
- a CDS encoding TauD/TfdA family dioxygenase codes for MPFEIRPLTAAIGAEILGVDLRSLDDAGLAELRKLWLDYKVLFFRDQDLTIEEHIAFGRRFGELERHPFAPDLPEHPEIVHIVSTKEQPYAANMWHSDVTWRKAPSLGSILRGRVIPPVGGDTCFANAVLAYERLQPEWKQRIEGLTASHDYMRVFGRRVPPEKQAAMREKYPVVHHPVVRTHPETGEKGIYTNGSFVTHVDDVAPEESQAILDHLERAIMSPNVQCRFRWEKDSIAMWDNRCTQHFATNDFWPEERRMERVTIVGDVPR; via the coding sequence GACCTCCGCTCCCTCGACGACGCGGGCCTTGCCGAGCTGCGGAAGCTCTGGCTCGACTACAAGGTGCTCTTCTTCCGCGACCAGGATCTGACGATCGAGGAGCACATCGCGTTCGGCCGCCGCTTCGGCGAGCTCGAACGCCACCCCTTCGCGCCCGACCTCCCGGAGCACCCGGAGATCGTCCACATCGTGTCGACGAAGGAGCAGCCCTACGCCGCCAACATGTGGCACAGCGACGTGACGTGGCGGAAGGCGCCCTCCCTCGGCTCGATTCTGCGCGGGCGTGTGATCCCCCCGGTCGGTGGAGACACCTGCTTCGCGAATGCGGTGCTCGCCTACGAGCGTCTCCAGCCCGAATGGAAGCAGCGCATCGAGGGGCTGACCGCCTCCCACGACTACATGCGGGTCTTCGGCCGTCGGGTCCCACCCGAGAAGCAGGCAGCGATGCGCGAGAAGTATCCGGTGGTCCACCACCCCGTGGTCCGCACCCACCCGGAGACGGGCGAGAAGGGGATCTACACCAACGGCAGCTTCGTGACTCACGTGGACGACGTCGCGCCCGAAGAGAGCCAGGCCATCCTCGACCATCTCGAACGGGCCATCATGAGCCCGAACGTCCAGTGCCGCTTCCGCTGGGAGAAGGACTCCATCGCGATGTGGGACAACCGCTGTACCCAGCACTTCGCGACCAACGACTTCTGGCCGGAAGAGCGGCGGATGGAGCGCGTCACGATCGTCGGCGACGTGCCCCGCTGA
- a CDS encoding nitroreductase/quinone reductase family protein, whose translation MELSRVAKRVGIVLLAYVGFVIAFETMLGVVQPETGDTIVITTTDADGVSSDRVLGRDFAGGQHYASVNHWPRAWYHNALENPRVQVTMDGKTADYMAVPVDDEEHARVAAEIGNGIVFKILVGFAPQRFLRLEPVEAP comes from the coding sequence ATGGAGCTTTCACGCGTCGCGAAGCGAGTCGGAATCGTTCTGCTCGCCTACGTCGGGTTCGTCATCGCCTTCGAGACGATGCTCGGCGTCGTGCAGCCCGAGACCGGAGACACGATCGTCATCACCACGACCGATGCCGATGGCGTCTCGAGCGATCGCGTGCTCGGGCGGGACTTCGCCGGGGGCCAGCACTACGCCTCGGTGAACCACTGGCCGCGCGCCTGGTACCACAACGCGCTCGAGAACCCGCGGGTTCAGGTGACGATGGACGGCAAGACCGCCGACTACATGGCCGTCCCCGTCGACGACGAAGAGCACGCGCGGGTGGCGGCCGAGATCGGCAATGGGATCGTGTTCAAGATCCTGGTCGGGTTCGCGCCCCAGCGCTTCCTGCGCCTCGAGCCGGTCGAGGCTCCTTAG
- a CDS encoding helix-turn-helix domain-containing protein produces MGLSALKLRIVDTAIEYMTAFGSEKLNVREVARHAGVGRATIHKHFGTKQGLLEAAEARIAEQMVEVLTDVAASIDGLHLQAAAIATRIRRSRVDRSITPWIGFFSPLEEGALLVTHAGEHIRSLCDVFRPLVAMAQERGEIRAELDAGRTSEWIARISLTFALAPANLNIDDEGSVREFFREHLAGLA; encoded by the coding sequence ATGGGACTCTCCGCGCTGAAGCTCCGCATCGTGGATACGGCGATCGAGTACATGACCGCCTTCGGCTCGGAGAAGCTGAACGTGCGCGAAGTCGCCCGTCACGCGGGCGTCGGCAGGGCGACGATCCACAAGCACTTCGGAACGAAACAGGGCCTGCTCGAAGCCGCGGAAGCCCGGATCGCCGAGCAGATGGTGGAAGTGCTGACCGACGTGGCGGCCTCCATCGACGGGCTTCATCTCCAGGCGGCCGCCATCGCCACGCGGATCCGCCGATCGAGAGTGGACCGCTCGATCACACCGTGGATCGGATTCTTCAGCCCGCTCGAGGAGGGCGCGCTCCTCGTGACCCACGCCGGCGAGCACATCCGAAGCCTGTGCGACGTCTTTCGACCGCTCGTCGCGATGGCCCAGGAGCGGGGCGAGATTCGCGCCGAACTCGATGCCGGCCGCACCTCCGAGTGGATTGCGCGCATCAGCCTCACCTTCGCGCTCGCGCCCGCGAACCTGAACATCGACGACGAAGGCAGTGTTCGGGAGTTCTTCCGCGAGCATCTCGCGGGCCTCGCCTGA
- a CDS encoding cytochrome P450 produces the protein MHDKDLLVPAAYAAHGYPHETWEQLRREDPVHRVEDWDGPPYWAITKHADVVHLSKNPDRFVNQPRMIMEPGGADPGQIVRTLIVMDPPEHRQMRGLVSNRFTPRALKRIVDEVDGITNRILDAAATHGEIRETDFVESIAAPIPIWVIAEMLGVPTDRWRDLYDWTNAAVGAGDPEFNQGRPPEEVRVEAIMRMAGFFKELSDQRRGDPRDDLVSLLVHAEVDGEPLNDFDLLSYYNLILAAGNETTRNAISGALHLLLQHPEQFERLRAKPELLDSFVEEALRFLSPVIHFCRTSKEDFELGGKKIRAGEPMVLFYPSANRDEAVFDRPNEFDITRNPNPHLAFGIGEHFCIGTHVARLEMRTLFRHLLRRLEHVELVSPPERLAFATVGGIKHMQIRYRLD, from the coding sequence ATGCACGACAAAGATCTGCTCGTCCCTGCCGCCTATGCGGCGCACGGCTACCCCCACGAGACCTGGGAGCAGCTCCGTCGGGAAGACCCGGTCCACCGTGTCGAGGATTGGGACGGTCCGCCCTATTGGGCAATCACGAAGCACGCCGACGTGGTCCACCTCTCGAAGAACCCGGATCGCTTCGTGAACCAGCCGCGCATGATCATGGAGCCAGGGGGGGCCGACCCGGGTCAGATCGTCCGGACCCTGATCGTGATGGACCCGCCCGAACACCGACAGATGCGTGGCCTCGTGAGCAACCGGTTCACCCCCCGAGCGCTCAAGCGAATCGTCGACGAAGTGGACGGAATCACGAACCGGATTCTCGACGCAGCCGCGACCCACGGTGAGATCCGCGAGACCGACTTCGTCGAGTCGATCGCCGCACCCATCCCGATCTGGGTCATCGCCGAGATGCTCGGCGTCCCGACGGATCGCTGGCGGGATCTCTACGACTGGACCAACGCGGCCGTGGGCGCCGGGGATCCGGAGTTCAACCAGGGACGGCCGCCCGAAGAGGTACGCGTCGAGGCGATCATGCGCATGGCCGGCTTCTTCAAGGAGCTGTCCGACCAGCGGCGAGGGGATCCGCGGGACGATCTGGTGTCGCTACTGGTCCATGCCGAGGTCGACGGCGAGCCGCTGAACGACTTCGACCTGCTCAGCTACTACAACTTGATCCTCGCTGCGGGCAACGAGACGACACGCAATGCGATCTCGGGCGCGCTCCACCTGTTGCTCCAGCACCCCGAGCAGTTCGAGCGCCTGCGCGCGAAACCCGAGCTCCTGGACTCGTTCGTCGAGGAGGCCCTGCGCTTCCTCTCGCCCGTGATCCACTTTTGTCGCACGTCCAAGGAGGATTTCGAGCTGGGGGGCAAGAAGATCCGGGCCGGCGAGCCCATGGTCCTCTTCTACCCGTCGGCGAATCGAGACGAAGCGGTCTTCGATCGTCCCAACGAGTTCGACATCACGCGCAATCCCAACCCGCATCTCGCGTTCGGCATCGGCGAGCACTTCTGCATCGGTACGCACGTCGCTCGGCTCGAGATGCGGACGCTGTTCCGCCATCTCTTGCGTCGGCTCGAGCACGTCGAGCTGGTCTCCCCGCCCGAACGGCTGGCATTCGCGACGGTGGGGGGCATCAAGCACATGCAGATCCGCTACCGGCTCGACTAG
- a CDS encoding SulP family inorganic anion transporter yields MNPENSDVPVGTLGGLKQNFRADMLSGFLVFLIALPLCLAISLACGYPAIAGVFTAIIGGVLSAFLSNSELTIKGPAAGLIVVALGCVTEFGFTGGADPSADLQAYRLALGVGVAAGAIQILFGVFRLGVLGEFFPTAVVHGLLASIGFLVMSSQIPIALGVQASGSPLERIAAIPSYFVDMNPAIALIGGISLVIMFGFQLLQNPKLKIIPAPMLVLLIAVPLGLFFGVGTEQAYSFRGTEHPLGPRFLVAVPSNMFSAFTFPDFSGVLSSVGIKYIVMFSLIGSVESLLSAKAIDQIDPWRRKTDFDKDLLAVGVGNTAAAFIGGLPMISEIVRSKANIDNGARTRFANMFHGLFLLAFVALVPGLINQIPLAALAAMLVFTGFRLASPQEFIHMYKVGSAQLVVFVSTIVGVLATDLLVGIGIGIVVKAVMNVLNGTPAFSLFRPSLATESGAEEATIQVDGSAVFSTWIALRKRIVGESAARVVVDMSNAQFVDHTVMSGLSTLQTEFGENDRELVIAGLEGHRALSEHPLAARRKSG; encoded by the coding sequence GTGAACCCTGAGAACTCCGATGTCCCCGTCGGAACGCTCGGAGGCCTGAAGCAGAACTTCAGAGCCGACATGCTGTCGGGCTTCCTGGTCTTCCTGATCGCGCTTCCGCTGTGTCTCGCGATCTCCCTGGCCTGCGGCTATCCCGCGATCGCGGGCGTCTTCACCGCCATCATCGGCGGCGTCCTGTCGGCCTTCCTCAGCAACTCGGAGCTCACCATCAAGGGCCCAGCCGCCGGGCTCATCGTGGTGGCGCTGGGTTGCGTCACCGAGTTCGGGTTCACCGGGGGCGCGGATCCCAGTGCGGATCTCCAGGCGTACCGGCTCGCGCTGGGCGTCGGCGTCGCGGCCGGCGCCATCCAGATCCTCTTCGGTGTGTTCCGGTTGGGCGTCCTCGGCGAGTTCTTTCCCACCGCCGTCGTGCACGGCCTGCTCGCTTCGATCGGGTTCCTCGTGATGTCGAGCCAGATCCCGATCGCGCTCGGCGTCCAGGCGTCGGGCTCCCCGCTCGAGCGGATCGCCGCCATTCCCAGTTACTTCGTGGACATGAATCCGGCGATCGCGCTGATCGGCGGTATCAGCCTCGTGATCATGTTCGGCTTCCAGCTTCTCCAGAACCCGAAGCTCAAGATCATTCCCGCGCCGATGCTCGTCCTCTTGATCGCGGTTCCGCTCGGCCTGTTCTTCGGCGTCGGCACCGAGCAGGCCTACTCCTTCCGAGGCACCGAGCACCCGCTCGGACCGCGCTTCCTCGTGGCCGTCCCGAGCAACATGTTCTCCGCCTTCACGTTCCCCGACTTCTCGGGCGTCCTGTCGAGCGTAGGCATCAAGTACATCGTGATGTTCTCCCTGATCGGGAGCGTCGAGTCGCTGTTGAGCGCGAAGGCCATCGATCAGATCGATCCGTGGCGCCGGAAGACCGACTTCGACAAGGACCTTCTCGCCGTCGGTGTCGGCAACACGGCCGCCGCGTTCATCGGTGGGCTGCCGATGATCTCCGAGATCGTCCGGAGCAAGGCGAACATCGACAACGGGGCCCGCACGCGCTTCGCCAACATGTTCCACGGGCTGTTCCTGCTCGCCTTCGTCGCGCTCGTGCCGGGCCTCATCAACCAGATCCCGCTGGCCGCGTTGGCAGCCATGCTGGTGTTCACGGGCTTCCGGCTGGCGTCGCCGCAGGAATTCATTCACATGTACAAGGTCGGGTCGGCGCAACTCGTCGTCTTCGTCTCGACCATCGTGGGTGTGCTCGCCACGGACCTGCTGGTCGGCATCGGCATCGGCATCGTGGTCAAGGCCGTCATGAACGTCCTGAACGGGACGCCGGCCTTCTCGCTCTTCCGGCCGAGTCTCGCAACCGAGAGCGGCGCCGAGGAGGCGACCATCCAGGTCGACGGATCCGCCGTGTTCAGCACCTGGATCGCGTTGCGCAAACGGATCGTCGGAGAATCCGCCGCTAGAGTCGTCGTCGACATGTCGAATGCCCAATTCGTGGACCACACAGTCATGTCGGGACTCTCCACGCTCCAGACGGAGTTCGGCGAGAACGACCGCGAACTCGTGATCGCCGGACTCGAAGGGCACCGCGCCCTCTCCGAGCATCCCCTGGCGGCCCGCAGGAAGTCCGGCTGA